The following are encoded together in the Lepidochelys kempii isolate rLepKem1 chromosome 7, rLepKem1.hap2, whole genome shotgun sequence genome:
- the LOC140915201 gene encoding LOW QUALITY PROTEIN: lipase member M-like (The sequence of the model RefSeq protein was modified relative to this genomic sequence to represent the inferred CDS: substituted 1 base at 1 genomic stop codon), whose translation MYMNISEIIQYRGYPSEEHDDVTADGYILSVNRILHEKVNADNTGSRPVVFLHHGLLADGTSWIINLATNSLGFILADAGYDVWIGNSRGNTWSRRHINLSVHQEEFWAFSYDEMAKYDHPAVIDFIVQKTGQEKLYYVGHSEGTTTAFIAFSTMPQLAQIIPMYFAFAPIATLKYAQSLLTKLALLPDAVIKITHAPAGTSVQNVIHGKQAIKSSKLKAYDCEIPSNKVHYDQDIPPLYNVTDMQVPTAMWSGGNDWLADPTDVAFLFPQVTNLVYHKVIPDXNHLDFIWGLDAPERVYNEILDLMRKNT comes from the exons ATGTATATGAATATT aGTGAAATAATTCAATACAGGGGGTACCCTAGTGAAGAGCATGATGATGTGACAGCAGACGGCTATATCCTTAGTGTTAACAGAATTCTTCATGAGAAAGTAAATGCTGACAACACAG GTTCCAGA CCTGTTGTGTTTCTGCATCATGGTTTACTTGCAGATGGTACCAGTTGGATCATTAATCTGGCCACAAACAGCCTGGGCTTCATTCTAGCAGATGCGGGCTATGATGTTTGGATAGGAAATAGCAGAGGGAACACTTGGTCCAGACGACACATAAACCTTTCAGTGCACCAAGAGGAATTCTGGGCTTTCAG CTATGATGAAATGGCTAAATATGACCATCCAGCTGTGATAGATTTTATTGTGCAGAAAACTGGACAAGAGAAACTGTATTATGTTGGACATTCAGAAGGCACCACGACAG CTTTCATAGCATTTTCAACCATGCCCCAGCTGGCTCAAATAATCCCAATGTATTTTGCCTTCGCTCCTATAGCCACACTTAAATATGCCCAAAGCCTGTTGACAAAGCTTGCGTTGCTTCCCGATGCAGTGATCAAG ATAACACATGCCCCAGCTGGAACCTCTGTACAAAACGTGATTCACGGGAAACAG GCAATTAAAAGTAGTAAACTGAAAGCTTATGACTGCGAAATACCATCTAACAAAGTCCActatgatcag gatattCCGCCTTTATACAATGTGACAGACATGCAAGTCCCAACTGCGATGTGGAGTGGTGGAAATGACTGGCTCGCTGACCCTACGGATGTTGCCTTTTTGTTCCCACAAGTCACTAATCTGGTTTACCACAAGGTGATTCCTGACTAGAACCACCTGGATTTCATCTGGGGCCTTGATGCACCTGAGCGCGTGTATAATGAAATCCTCGACTTGATGAGGAAGAATACTTAA